A genomic segment from Xyrauchen texanus isolate HMW12.3.18 chromosome 21, RBS_HiC_50CHRs, whole genome shotgun sequence encodes:
- the LOC127661638 gene encoding P2Y purinoceptor 2-like isoform X1 codes for METLNGNKSTNDSCVLNESFKYTLLPVSYSLVFLFGLVLNITAMYFIIFQTKHWKPNTIYMINLNVCDTLYLLTLPFLIHYYADENDWPFGELMCKLIRFLFYTNLYGSILFLSCISLHRFLGICHPVRSLNWLNARGARLISVGIWVTMLFFQAPILYFSRTKDNNDVQVCHDTTVPELYSYYIVYSLVVMFLLFVLPFGVVLVCNILMVQKLRELSIVGSSMSKRSKQKSVKMIIIVLITFMICFLPYHLNRSIYYVFRFLDEQNCLIQYSNVAYNLTRPLASFNSCIDPILYFMAGQSFRRRRRRSNKVKSVSTSGSYGNGMKTESHTYLGWHKDLHFNGKAYRHWINQ; via the exons ATGGAAACCCTTAATGGCAACAAATCAACTAATGACAGCTGTGTTTTAAACGAGAGCTTCAAGTACACTCTCCTCCCTGTGAGCTACagtcttgtgtttttgtttggcCTGGTGCTGAACATCACTGCCATGTATTTCATCATATTCCAAACCAAACACTGGAAGCCCAACACCATCTACATGATCAACCTCAACGTTTGTGACACCCTTTACCTCCTTACCCTTCCGTTCCTCATCCACTACTACGCTGATGAGAACGACTGGCCGTTCGGTGAGCTGATGTGCAAGCTGATTCGCTTTCTCTTCTACACAAACCTTTACGGAAGCATCCTCTTCCTCAGTTGCATCAGTCTGCACCGATTCTTGGGCATCTGCCACCCGGTGCGCTCTTTGAACTGGCTGAATGCCCGTGGTGCTCGTTTGATCTCGGTGGGAATATGGGTGACAATGCTCTTCTTCCAGGCACCAATACTCTACTTCTCCAGAACAAAAGATAACAATGATGTACAGGTGTGCCATGACACCACCGTCCCAGAGCTCTACAGCTATTACATTGTCTACAGCTTGGTAGTCATGTTCTTGCTCTTCGTCCTACCATTTGGGGTGGTGCTGGTCTGCAATATCTTGATGGTGCAGAAGCTTCGGGAACTCAGCATTGTTGGAAGTTCCATGTCAAAGCGCTCCAAGCAGAAGTCGGTGAAGATGATCATAATTGTGCTTATTACTTTCATGATATGCTTTCTGCCCTACCACCTGAACCGCAGTATCTACTATGTCTTCCGATTCCTGGACGAGCAGAACTGCTTGATACAGTACTCTAATGTGGCCTACAATCTCACACGTCCTCTGGCCAGCTTCAACAGCTGCATCGATCCAATACTCTACTTCATGGCAGGACAGAGCTTCAGAAGAAGAAGACGACGTTCAAATAAAGTCAAAAGTGTGTCCACCTCTGGGAGTTATGGGAACGGCATG aagacagaaagtcatacatatctgggatggcataagg ATCTGCACTTCAATGGAAAAGCTTATAGACACTGGATCAACCAGTGA
- the LOC127661638 gene encoding P2Y purinoceptor 2-like isoform X2, protein METLNGNKSTNDSCVLNESFKYTLLPVSYSLVFLFGLVLNITAMYFIIFQTKHWKPNTIYMINLNVCDTLYLLTLPFLIHYYADENDWPFGELMCKLIRFLFYTNLYGSILFLSCISLHRFLGICHPVRSLNWLNARGARLISVGIWVTMLFFQAPILYFSRTKDNNDVQVCHDTTVPELYSYYIVYSLVVMFLLFVLPFGVVLVCNILMVQKLRELSIVGSSMSKRSKQKSVKMIIIVLITFMICFLPYHLNRSIYYVFRFLDEQNCLIQYSNVAYNLTRPLASFNSCIDPILYFMAGQSFRRRRRRSNKVKKDRKSYISGMA, encoded by the exons ATGGAAACCCTTAATGGCAACAAATCAACTAATGACAGCTGTGTTTTAAACGAGAGCTTCAAGTACACTCTCCTCCCTGTGAGCTACagtcttgtgtttttgtttggcCTGGTGCTGAACATCACTGCCATGTATTTCATCATATTCCAAACCAAACACTGGAAGCCCAACACCATCTACATGATCAACCTCAACGTTTGTGACACCCTTTACCTCCTTACCCTTCCGTTCCTCATCCACTACTACGCTGATGAGAACGACTGGCCGTTCGGTGAGCTGATGTGCAAGCTGATTCGCTTTCTCTTCTACACAAACCTTTACGGAAGCATCCTCTTCCTCAGTTGCATCAGTCTGCACCGATTCTTGGGCATCTGCCACCCGGTGCGCTCTTTGAACTGGCTGAATGCCCGTGGTGCTCGTTTGATCTCGGTGGGAATATGGGTGACAATGCTCTTCTTCCAGGCACCAATACTCTACTTCTCCAGAACAAAAGATAACAATGATGTACAGGTGTGCCATGACACCACCGTCCCAGAGCTCTACAGCTATTACATTGTCTACAGCTTGGTAGTCATGTTCTTGCTCTTCGTCCTACCATTTGGGGTGGTGCTGGTCTGCAATATCTTGATGGTGCAGAAGCTTCGGGAACTCAGCATTGTTGGAAGTTCCATGTCAAAGCGCTCCAAGCAGAAGTCGGTGAAGATGATCATAATTGTGCTTATTACTTTCATGATATGCTTTCTGCCCTACCACCTGAACCGCAGTATCTACTATGTCTTCCGATTCCTGGACGAGCAGAACTGCTTGATACAGTACTCTAATGTGGCCTACAATCTCACACGTCCTCTGGCCAGCTTCAACAGCTGCATCGATCCAATACTCTACTTCATGGCAGGACAGAGCTTCAGAAGAAGAAGACGACGTTCAAATAAAGTCAAAA aagacagaaagtcatacatatctgggatggcataa